From Virgibacillus ihumii, the proteins below share one genomic window:
- a CDS encoding aldehyde dehydrogenase family protein, giving the protein MLDIKLINKQYIAGTWRDGKSNRTLADKNPYSGEVITEFKMASTDDVDAAYQAAEAGMDEWNQINPYKQRDILENAVSYVEEHEEDITNIIIDELGGTHLKAAFEISLVKNMLKEAATFPLKKEGKILPSMEDGKENRLYRMPAGVVGVISPFNFPFFLSVKSIGPAIGAGNGVVLKAHEETPIVGGTLIAKIFEEAGVPKGLFNVVVTDISEIGDSFVEHPIPRIISFTGSTTVGRHIAQQAVKNFKKPLLELGGNSAFIVLDDADIDYAVNAAAFSRFTHQGQICMSANRIIVHQSIYDEFIAKYKKKIAALKTGDPRDPDTVIGPVVNEDAAQRLKAIIEKGIEQGATPVLKGNISGNMVEPTILTDVTSDMAVAQEEMFGPVVGVTPFETDKEAVRIANNTKFGLSGAVHTADGERGVQLAKMIHTGMIHVNDITINDEPIIAFGGEKQSGLGRLNGEWSLEEFTTMKWISINYGQRQFPY; this is encoded by the coding sequence ATGTTGGATATTAAGTTAATCAACAAACAGTATATTGCAGGAACATGGCGTGATGGAAAAAGCAATCGTACATTGGCTGATAAAAATCCATACAGTGGTGAGGTGATTACAGAATTCAAGATGGCTTCAACAGACGATGTGGATGCGGCTTATCAGGCTGCGGAAGCGGGAATGGATGAATGGAATCAAATCAATCCATACAAGCAGCGGGATATTCTCGAAAATGCTGTTTCATATGTTGAGGAGCATGAAGAGGATATTACGAATATTATTATTGATGAATTGGGTGGGACCCACTTAAAAGCAGCATTTGAAATCAGTCTGGTCAAGAATATGCTAAAAGAAGCAGCAACGTTTCCACTGAAAAAGGAAGGCAAAATTTTACCGTCTATGGAAGATGGAAAAGAAAACCGCCTGTACCGTATGCCAGCAGGTGTCGTTGGTGTAATCAGCCCATTCAACTTTCCGTTTTTTCTATCGGTCAAATCGATTGGACCGGCAATTGGCGCGGGAAATGGAGTGGTGCTGAAGGCGCATGAAGAGACCCCAATTGTCGGCGGCACACTTATTGCGAAGATTTTTGAAGAAGCAGGCGTTCCAAAAGGATTGTTCAATGTGGTAGTTACTGATATCAGCGAAATCGGTGACAGTTTTGTGGAGCATCCGATTCCACGAATCATTTCATTCACCGGGTCAACCACGGTAGGCCGTCATATTGCCCAGCAGGCGGTAAAAAATTTTAAGAAACCACTCCTCGAATTGGGCGGTAACAGCGCCTTCATCGTTCTTGATGACGCTGATATAGATTATGCAGTTAACGCAGCAGCTTTCAGCAGATTCACACATCAGGGACAAATCTGTATGTCGGCTAATCGGATTATCGTGCATCAATCTATTTACGACGAGTTCATTGCCAAATATAAAAAGAAGATTGCTGCCTTAAAAACTGGCGACCCGCGTGACCCAGATACAGTAATTGGACCTGTAGTCAACGAAGATGCAGCTCAAAGACTTAAAGCAATAATCGAAAAAGGTATCGAACAAGGTGCAACCCCTGTTTTAAAAGGTAACATTTCCGGTAATATGGTGGAACCAACCATCTTGACTGATGTTACTTCGGATATGGCTGTCGCCCAGGAAGAAATGTTTGGTCCTGTTGTAGGTGTCACACCATTTGAAACAGACAAAGAGGCTGTCCGGATAGCGAATAACACTAAATTCGGCCTGAGTGGTGCAGTTCATACAGCTGACGGTGAGCGTGGTGTCCAATTGGCCAAAATGATTCATACAGGTATGATTCACGTCAATGACATCACTATTAACGACGAACCGATTATCGCATTCGGTGGTGAAAAACAATCGGGTCTTGGCCGGCTGAACGGGGAATGGAGTTTAGAGGAATTTACGACTATGAAGTGGATTTCAATCAACTACGGTCAGCGTCAATTTCCATATTAA
- a CDS encoding nuclear transport factor 2 family protein: MNTYSGNIKIECDENCGNSPKKRLLKEFSIAFVKNETDFCIDYMTDDVIWNIVGKELIRGKDDFENALIQMKNREVQQICIQNIITHGNTGSVNGTLLLTNKEKIAFCDVYNFNGFGKNSKIKEITSYVIKTV; this comes from the coding sequence ATGAATACCTATTCCGGAAATATAAAGATAGAATGCGATGAGAATTGTGGAAATTCTCCTAAAAAAAGACTGCTTAAGGAATTTAGTATCGCATTTGTCAAAAATGAAACAGATTTCTGTATTGATTATATGACAGATGATGTGATTTGGAATATCGTTGGTAAAGAACTGATTCGGGGAAAAGATGATTTTGAAAACGCATTGATTCAAATGAAAAATCGTGAAGTTCAGCAAATATGTATTCAGAACATCATTACGCATGGAAACACAGGATCAGTAAACGGGACTTTACTTTTAACCAATAAGGAAAAAATCGCATTTTGCGATGTGTATAACTTCAATGGTTTTGGCAAAAATTCAAAAATCAAGGAAATCACTTCATATGTTATTAAAACTGTTTAA
- a CDS encoding CPBP family intramembrane glutamic endopeptidase has translation MDKRKILTYALWLYGLSFGIAGLFFLSGLGNNVILLSIFMTGYMFFPLIAVFIVQKLIYKETIARPLLLTGRPSWWWVVAAVFPLLLVGLTALVAVLFPGTTLDLGMETYISMLDPTAATAMTDLFEMLPFHPLWLLVGQAFIGGITINAIFAFGEEIGWRGFLLRELRSLGFWKASLLIGLMWGPWHAPLTLFAGHNYPSTPVLGVLMMTVFCMLLSPILSFVTIKSRSIFSAAFFHGVINGSASLGIMIIAGGNPELLNGLTGLAGFIVLSAVNMIIFVCTRRTINHSFKATFAHSESAS, from the coding sequence ATGGATAAAAGAAAGATCCTTACTTATGCTTTATGGCTTTACGGATTAAGTTTCGGTATAGCGGGTTTGTTTTTTCTCAGTGGACTAGGAAATAATGTAATTTTGTTAAGCATTTTCATGACAGGGTATATGTTTTTTCCGCTGATTGCTGTTTTTATCGTGCAAAAATTGATATACAAGGAAACGATCGCTCGTCCGTTATTGCTCACGGGACGGCCAAGTTGGTGGTGGGTGGTCGCTGCTGTCTTTCCATTATTGCTTGTCGGGCTAACCGCATTGGTTGCTGTTTTGTTCCCGGGTACAACACTTGATTTGGGGATGGAAACGTACATAAGTATGCTTGATCCAACTGCTGCGACTGCAATGACTGATTTATTTGAGATGTTGCCCTTCCATCCGCTATGGTTACTTGTCGGCCAGGCTTTTATTGGTGGAATTACCATCAACGCCATTTTCGCCTTTGGAGAAGAAATCGGCTGGCGCGGATTTTTATTGAGGGAGTTACGATCACTCGGTTTTTGGAAAGCGTCTTTGCTCATAGGACTCATGTGGGGGCCGTGGCATGCGCCGCTCACTCTTTTTGCGGGTCATAACTATCCAAGCACTCCAGTTTTAGGTGTCTTGATGATGACAGTGTTCTGTATGCTTCTGTCACCGATTTTGTCTTTTGTAACCATTAAATCGCGGTCCATCTTTTCTGCTGCATTTTTTCATGGAGTCATCAACGGCAGTGCTTCACTTGGCATAATGATTATAGCCGGTGGAAATCCGGAATTGCTTAATGGTTTGACAGGACTTGCCGGTTTCATTGTCTTGTCGGCAGTGAACATGATTATTTTTGTTTGTACACGAAGAACAATTAACCACAGTTTCAAAGCGACTTTTGCACATTCGGAGTCCGCTTCTTAA
- a CDS encoding aldehyde dehydrogenase family protein — translation MRDYLKHYINGEWVDSSGSETMEVINPATEEVMGHISLGTQEDLDKAVRAARDAFPSFSQTSKEYRIELLEKIADEYEKRKDDLVEVITEELGSPLKLSEKVHYMMGYSHFKQAAEELRNFSFTEKRDKSTIVKEAIGVSGLITPWNFPTNQTSTKIASAFAAGSTVILKPAEITPYAAMILADIFEAAGLPKGVFNLVNGTGEGVGNGISSHPDIDFVSYTGSGVAGRKVMENAAKDIKKVALELGGKSPLIVLDDADVHKAAKIAVANISNNTGQVCTAATRVLVPKTMKPQFEEEVKAAVEKLTVGDPKQENKIGPLVAEKQWDRVQGYIQKGMDEGAKVLIGGTGKPDGLEQGYFAKPTVFTDVSNDMTIAQEEIFGPVTTIIPYETLDEAIEIANDTIYGLAGYVVGEDPETLQKAASGIRAGQIRVNSAPTDFSAPFGGFKQSGIGREWGDFGIEEYLEAKAIMGLPS, via the coding sequence ATGCGTGATTATCTTAAACACTATATTAATGGCGAATGGGTTGACTCGTCTGGTTCAGAGACGATGGAAGTGATTAACCCAGCTACAGAGGAAGTTATGGGTCATATCAGTCTGGGGACGCAGGAAGATTTAGATAAGGCTGTCAGGGCAGCGCGAGACGCTTTTCCATCTTTTTCGCAAACTTCTAAAGAATATCGGATAGAATTGTTGGAGAAAATTGCAGACGAATATGAAAAACGCAAAGATGATCTGGTAGAAGTTATCACAGAGGAGTTGGGCTCACCACTCAAGCTCTCGGAAAAAGTTCATTATATGATGGGCTACTCCCATTTCAAACAAGCAGCTGAGGAGCTTCGGAATTTTTCATTTACCGAAAAACGGGATAAATCAACGATTGTCAAAGAAGCGATTGGTGTCAGCGGCTTGATTACCCCGTGGAATTTTCCAACCAACCAGACCTCAACCAAGATTGCAAGTGCTTTTGCGGCAGGCAGTACCGTCATCTTAAAACCGGCAGAAATCACCCCTTATGCGGCGATGATTCTGGCAGATATTTTTGAAGCGGCAGGCCTTCCAAAAGGGGTGTTTAATCTTGTGAATGGTACGGGTGAAGGGGTTGGCAATGGCATCAGTTCCCATCCGGACATTGATTTTGTCTCCTACACAGGATCCGGTGTCGCGGGACGAAAAGTGATGGAGAATGCGGCGAAAGATATTAAGAAAGTTGCACTGGAATTGGGTGGAAAATCACCGTTGATTGTGCTGGATGACGCTGATGTTCATAAAGCTGCTAAAATTGCTGTAGCAAACATCTCCAATAATACAGGTCAGGTTTGTACGGCAGCTACCCGTGTGCTTGTGCCGAAGACAATGAAACCGCAATTTGAAGAGGAAGTTAAAGCAGCTGTAGAAAAACTGACTGTCGGAGATCCCAAACAAGAAAATAAGATTGGTCCGCTTGTTGCGGAAAAACAATGGGATCGTGTCCAAGGCTACATTCAGAAAGGCATGGATGAAGGTGCAAAAGTCCTCATTGGCGGTACAGGCAAGCCTGATGGACTGGAGCAGGGATATTTTGCAAAACCAACCGTATTCACGGATGTCAGCAATGATATGACGATTGCCCAGGAAGAAATTTTCGGGCCGGTAACGACTATTATTCCGTACGAAACGCTGGATGAGGCAATCGAAATCGCGAACGATACCATTTATGGTCTTGCGGGTTATGTAGTCGGCGAAGATCCTGAGACATTGCAAAAAGCGGCATCAGGAATCCGCGCTGGTCAGATCAGAGTCAATTCTGCCCCAACCGATTTTTCCGCACCTTTTGGCGGTTTTAAACAATCTGGCATCGGACGCGAATGGGGTGACTTTGGGATTGAAGAATATCTTGAAGCTAAAGCCATTATGGGACTTCCATCTTAA
- a CDS encoding PBP1A family penicillin-binding protein, protein MSGDYRSRMERRKGVSNPERNKRKAVLFKKVILYCLVVMVLTILAGSIWIFSIIRNAPELSPGKLQTPFSSQIFDKDGELVTTLFKEQNRIKVDIQKVPDKMKRAVTSVEDRRYYQHNGIDIRRIAGALIANIQEGWGSEGGSTITQQVVKRTVLSPEKTLTRKIKEAYLAVQLEQKYSKQQILQMYLNNIYYGNGAYGIATASKTYFGIKDLSQLNVSQMALLAGLPNAPSYYDPFEYPERAADRRSDVLHAMVVTGAITKEQAEKAESVPVKQLVMKQKKVNRDQDQPYKAFVDQVYHELVVERKIVSDEQFYQGGLKIYTTLDSDVQKKVYRLLKSDEINYPDKQFEAGIALTDTKTGAIRAVGGGRDFLSIGDTNYGTQEKNPPGSTFKPIIDYGPAIEYLNWSTAHRLVDEPYAYSDGTPIHEWDGEYWGEMTIRQALAWSRNIPALKTFQAVGTEKAAAFAGKLGIKLEKPVFESAAIGGLSSGVTPLQLAGAYAAFGNGGIYHKPYTVTKIVFQNGNEKKMDLDSAPAMHDYTAYMITDMLKTVINSGTGTAAAIPGVPVAGKTGSTNIPEHLREKYNIGDGLLDSWFVGYTTQYSAAIWTGYPKFEDGDSIHYIRYNGSEDIAKEIFQKLMGSLSNPNTPDFERPDSVVVSGDALYVQEAKQVSSRSANQREEEPEREGTVQEQSDLSAENKREDASEQDPTDDSVIREKKEQSEDKKSEVENKHSEDRKNQLGGEHPTDQEDSNNKDQGANQEQNDEQNNDHQQDENKKEEDPPKPDDESEQEDSSDSEEKTEGHDSSHDDDIPGETGENNEHNNEENKQGNGKKERDGKET, encoded by the coding sequence ATGTCGGGGGATTATCGGTCACGTATGGAACGGCGAAAAGGAGTATCTAATCCTGAAAGGAATAAAAGGAAAGCAGTTCTGTTTAAAAAGGTAATACTATATTGTCTCGTGGTGATGGTGCTGACAATATTGGCGGGGAGTATTTGGATTTTTTCAATCATCCGGAATGCACCGGAACTGTCGCCGGGCAAGCTGCAAACTCCTTTTTCGTCACAAATTTTTGATAAGGACGGAGAATTAGTCACTACACTTTTCAAGGAGCAAAACCGGATTAAAGTTGATATACAGAAAGTACCGGATAAGATGAAACGAGCAGTAACATCAGTTGAAGACAGACGTTATTACCAGCATAATGGCATTGATATACGTCGTATTGCAGGTGCATTGATTGCCAATATACAAGAAGGATGGGGCTCTGAAGGCGGAAGTACCATAACCCAGCAGGTTGTAAAAAGAACGGTATTGTCGCCTGAAAAAACATTGACCCGAAAAATAAAAGAAGCGTATCTGGCAGTTCAGTTGGAACAAAAGTATTCTAAACAACAAATTTTACAGATGTACCTGAATAATATCTATTATGGCAACGGGGCTTACGGAATCGCAACGGCATCAAAAACATATTTTGGTATAAAAGACTTGTCCCAGCTCAATGTCTCGCAAATGGCCTTGCTTGCCGGTTTACCGAATGCTCCGAGCTATTACGACCCGTTCGAATATCCCGAAAGAGCGGCAGATCGTCGTAGCGATGTTTTACATGCGATGGTGGTTACCGGGGCTATAACTAAGGAACAAGCGGAAAAAGCAGAATCGGTTCCTGTTAAGCAGCTGGTTATGAAACAAAAAAAGGTGAACCGTGATCAGGATCAACCTTATAAAGCGTTCGTTGATCAGGTTTATCACGAATTGGTAGTGGAACGAAAGATTGTTTCGGATGAACAGTTTTATCAAGGCGGATTAAAAATATATACGACTTTGGATTCTGATGTTCAGAAAAAGGTGTATCGCCTCTTGAAATCGGATGAGATCAATTATCCGGATAAACAATTTGAAGCCGGAATTGCGTTGACCGATACAAAAACTGGTGCGATTCGGGCAGTTGGCGGCGGAAGAGATTTTCTTTCGATTGGCGACACGAATTACGGCACTCAGGAAAAAAATCCACCAGGATCAACATTCAAGCCGATTATCGACTACGGTCCGGCAATTGAATACTTAAACTGGTCAACTGCCCATAGACTTGTTGATGAGCCTTATGCTTACAGTGACGGTACTCCGATTCATGAATGGGATGGTGAATATTGGGGAGAAATGACGATACGCCAGGCTTTGGCATGGTCTCGGAATATCCCGGCGCTGAAGACATTTCAGGCAGTTGGAACAGAGAAGGCAGCAGCTTTTGCGGGAAAGCTTGGAATAAAACTTGAAAAGCCGGTCTTTGAATCTGCAGCGATAGGTGGTCTCTCGTCCGGGGTAACACCGTTGCAGCTGGCAGGTGCCTATGCAGCGTTTGGAAATGGGGGAATCTATCATAAGCCTTATACGGTAACGAAAATTGTTTTTCAGAATGGGAATGAAAAAAAGATGGATCTCGATTCTGCTCCGGCAATGCATGACTACACGGCCTATATGATTACCGATATGCTGAAAACGGTGATAAACTCCGGAACGGGAACCGCAGCAGCTATACCCGGGGTTCCGGTAGCGGGGAAAACGGGATCTACCAACATTCCTGAGCATCTGAGAGAAAAATATAACATTGGCGATGGCTTGCTTGATTCATGGTTTGTCGGTTACACCACACAATACAGTGCAGCGATTTGGACCGGTTATCCGAAATTTGAAGATGGCGACAGTATTCACTATATTCGTTATAACGGATCTGAGGATATAGCAAAAGAGATTTTTCAAAAATTGATGGGAAGCCTGTCAAACCCGAATACACCAGATTTTGAAAGACCGGATTCCGTTGTTGTCTCGGGAGATGCGCTTTATGTTCAAGAAGCAAAGCAGGTAAGTTCCCGTTCTGCCAATCAGAGGGAAGAGGAACCGGAAAGAGAAGGTACAGTACAAGAACAATCAGACCTGTCTGCGGAAAACAAAAGGGAAGATGCTTCTGAGCAAGACCCGACGGATGATTCTGTGATCCGGGAGAAAAAGGAACAATCGGAAGACAAAAAATCAGAAGTAGAAAATAAGCATTCGGAAGATAGGAAAAATCAACTGGGGGGAGAACATCCAACAGACCAGGAAGATTCAAATAATAAAGATCAGGGTGCAAATCAAGAACAGAATGATGAGCAGAATAACGACCATCAGCAAGACGAAAACAAAAAGGAAGAAGATCCCCCTAAGCCCGATGATGAAAGCGAACAGGAGGACAGTTCGGATTCAGAAGAAAAAACAGAAGGTCATGATAGTAGCCATGATGACGATATCCCGGGTGAAACCGGAGAAAATAATGAACATAATAATGAAGAAAACAAACAAGGGAACGGGAAAAAGGAGAGGGATGGCAAGGAAACTTAA
- a CDS encoding IS256 family transposase: protein MAKPKRNPYSEELANKIIEEYQPKSVEDMQDALKDIFGPMFESMLKGEMNHHLGYESNDKAEKDTENRRNGYGKKNIHTSSGALDIQVPRDRDGSFNPKLIPKRKKDVSAIESKVIAMYARGMSQRDISSTVEDIYGFSVSHDMVSDITDSVLPDLEEWQARPLSNCYAFVFVDCMYTTIRNQYETKKYAVYTILGYTMEGTKEILGLWLNETESKHKWMQIFDEIKARGVEDIFFISMDGVSGLEEGAQAIFPNVVVQRCMVHLIRNSVKYVPSKDYKPFTQALRKVYGAPSLKACHSAFESFKQQWAAYPGAIDVWIRNFNHVEQLYDYGSAIRKVMYTTNAVESIHSSFRKVTKKGAFPNENALLKLLFLRIRELEDKWDGGHLRNWAMVMNQLLVHDHFKDRVLKYLE from the coding sequence ATGGCAAAGCCGAAAAGAAATCCTTACTCCGAAGAATTAGCGAACAAGATTATTGAAGAATACCAGCCAAAGTCCGTTGAAGATATGCAGGACGCCCTAAAAGATATATTTGGACCCATGTTTGAATCTATGTTAAAGGGAGAGATGAATCATCATTTGGGGTATGAATCGAATGATAAAGCCGAAAAGGACACAGAGAACAGGCGGAATGGATATGGTAAGAAAAACATTCATACCAGTTCAGGTGCATTGGATATTCAAGTCCCTCGGGATCGTGACGGGTCATTTAATCCAAAACTTATCCCTAAACGGAAAAAGGATGTTTCGGCTATTGAAAGCAAGGTGATAGCCATGTATGCCCGTGGAATGTCCCAACGTGATATCTCCTCCACGGTGGAAGATATCTATGGTTTTTCGGTTTCCCATGACATGGTTTCGGACATTACAGACAGTGTATTACCTGATTTGGAAGAATGGCAGGCGAGGCCTTTAAGTAACTGTTATGCTTTCGTATTTGTGGACTGCATGTATACGACTATCCGGAACCAATATGAGACAAAGAAATATGCCGTCTATACGATTCTTGGCTACACCATGGAGGGAACAAAAGAAATACTTGGGCTATGGCTAAATGAAACAGAAAGCAAGCATAAGTGGATGCAGATTTTTGATGAAATCAAAGCCAGAGGAGTGGAGGACATTTTCTTTATTTCCATGGATGGTGTCAGTGGATTGGAGGAAGGAGCACAAGCCATTTTTCCAAACGTTGTCGTTCAACGCTGCATGGTTCACCTGATACGTAATTCTGTAAAATACGTTCCAAGCAAGGATTATAAGCCATTTACTCAAGCATTAAGAAAGGTATATGGTGCACCAAGTTTAAAAGCTTGTCACAGTGCCTTTGAATCCTTTAAACAACAATGGGCTGCCTATCCGGGGGCGATTGATGTTTGGATACGAAATTTTAATCATGTTGAACAGCTTTATGATTATGGAAGTGCCATACGCAAAGTCATGTATACTACAAACGCCGTAGAAAGTATCCACTCCAGCTTTCGAAAAGTAACGAAAAAAGGAGCATTCCCCAACGAGAATGCCCTGTTAAAACTATTGTTTTTACGAATTCGGGAACTGGAAGACAAATGGGATGGCGGACATCTCCGGAACTGGGCTATGGTTATGAACCAGCTTCTTGTACATGATCATTTCAAAGACAGGGTCTTAAAATATCTTGAGTAA
- a CDS encoding class I SAM-dependent methyltransferase, with protein MSEKDNVKRVFSKNNDAYVTSSTHSTGKDLSLMIDWLNPDSTEHVLDIATGGGHVAKKLAPHVKQITATDITEAMLTNTAEHLQDFKNISYQVADAENLPFENNAFNIITCRIAAHHFPGPELFISEVYRVLKPNGKFLFIDNIAPKNNTYDMFVNSLEKMRDYSHVRSRSISEWKKLLKQNDLKISMETMRKKVLPYKEWVHRTLEEKDKIKEVNEFILNASADIRDYFQVEFKDSKISSFAIDEWMVLVEK; from the coding sequence ATGTCTGAAAAGGATAATGTAAAACGGGTATTTTCTAAAAACAATGATGCGTATGTAACAAGTTCCACCCATTCCACTGGAAAAGATTTATCATTAATGATTGACTGGTTGAATCCGGATTCTACAGAACACGTCCTTGATATCGCCACTGGCGGCGGCCATGTCGCCAAAAAACTGGCACCCCATGTAAAGCAAATCACTGCTACTGATATTACAGAAGCAATGCTTACTAACACTGCGGAACATTTACAAGACTTCAAAAATATCAGTTATCAGGTTGCTGATGCAGAAAATTTACCATTTGAAAACAATGCGTTTAATATTATCACATGCAGAATTGCAGCACATCATTTTCCCGGTCCGGAACTGTTCATCTCTGAAGTGTACCGCGTTCTAAAACCAAATGGTAAATTTCTGTTCATCGATAACATCGCTCCCAAAAATAACACGTATGATATGTTCGTTAATTCATTGGAAAAAATGCGTGACTACAGCCATGTTCGATCACGGTCAATATCGGAATGGAAGAAACTATTAAAACAAAATGACCTAAAAATCAGTATGGAGACGATGAGAAAGAAGGTTTTGCCGTATAAGGAATGGGTACACCGGACATTGGAGGAAAAAGACAAAATTAAAGAAGTAAATGAGTTCATTTTGAACGCGTCCGCTGATATACGTGATTATTTCCAGGTTGAATTTAAGGACAGTAAAATAAGCTCTTTTGCCATTGATGAATGGATGGTTTTAGTGGAAAAATAA
- a CDS encoding LysR family transcriptional regulator, whose protein sequence is MKIEDYELLLKLNEVGTIRGTAKAILISQPAVTQRLKYIEEYFGEMIFIRTSKRLMPTPAGEMILTHAKEVINREEIIKNSLSQSSHEVQGTLSIACSTLVSQRFLPSILSKYTKKFPKVAIDLVTGISEDIKKGHKKYHVSIIRGEKLKETVSEPLFDDRLYIFDTEPFPKNKLKERPLISFKSDDSMHEQVDNWLYYHQDQLKPVKNIRVDQIETCKQFMKEGLGMAVLPESVSDSMMEQYPHISMELGGEPVTRDTWVCYQDGVRNLPQVDEFIKALLDEKFL, encoded by the coding sequence ATGAAAATTGAGGATTACGAATTATTGCTGAAATTAAATGAGGTAGGGACGATTCGGGGGACGGCTAAGGCAATTTTAATTTCCCAGCCAGCAGTTACCCAGCGGTTAAAATATATTGAGGAATACTTCGGTGAGATGATTTTTATCCGAACATCCAAACGGTTAATGCCCACTCCTGCCGGTGAAATGATTTTAACGCATGCGAAAGAAGTGATCAATCGCGAAGAAATCATCAAAAATTCGCTCTCACAATCCAGTCATGAAGTCCAGGGTACACTGTCAATTGCTTGTTCCACACTTGTCAGTCAGCGGTTTTTACCGTCAATTTTGTCCAAATACACTAAAAAGTTTCCGAAAGTGGCGATTGATCTTGTCACAGGGATCAGTGAAGATATCAAAAAGGGTCATAAAAAGTATCATGTATCCATTATCCGTGGTGAAAAATTGAAGGAGACCGTAAGTGAACCGCTTTTTGATGATCGATTATATATATTTGATACCGAACCCTTTCCGAAAAACAAACTTAAAGAACGGCCACTTATCTCGTTTAAAAGTGATGACAGTATGCATGAACAGGTGGATAATTGGCTCTATTACCATCAGGATCAGCTGAAGCCGGTGAAAAACATACGGGTGGATCAGATTGAAACGTGTAAACAGTTCATGAAAGAGGGGTTGGGGATGGCAGTGTTGCCTGAAAGTGTATCTGATTCGATGATGGAACAATATCCGCACATATCGATGGAACTGGGCGGGGAACCAGTAACAAGGGACACATGGGTATGTTATCAGGACGGGGTTCGCAATTTGCCACAGGTTGATGAATTTATAAAGGCACTGCTGGATGAAAAGTTCCTGTGA
- a CDS encoding organic hydroperoxide resistance protein — MSEIIFTSSATAKNGRDGHVKSEDGLIDLDLVNPASNKEDKGSNPEQLFAAAYSACYDGALNLVASKQKKDIDSETTADVSFCKDPDDGGFKIAATLNINIKGVSQDEADKLAEDAHQACPYSKATRGNIDVTLNPKAV; from the coding sequence ATGAGTGAAATAATTTTTACATCAAGCGCAACAGCGAAAAATGGTCGGGACGGACATGTTAAGTCTGAAGACGGATTAATAGACTTGGATTTGGTTAATCCGGCTAGTAACAAAGAAGATAAAGGTTCGAACCCGGAGCAGCTTTTTGCAGCAGCATATTCTGCATGCTATGACGGTGCACTTAATTTAGTAGCATCAAAGCAAAAAAAAGATATTGACTCCGAAACTACTGCAGATGTAAGTTTCTGTAAAGATCCTGACGATGGTGGTTTTAAAATCGCAGCAACCTTGAACATTAATATTAAAGGTGTCAGTCAGGATGAGGCGGACAAATTGGCTGAAGATGCCCATCAGGCTTGCCCGTATTCCAAAGCTACCAGGGGAAATATTGATGTTACATTAAATCCTAAAGCGGTATAA